One window of the Streptomyces sp. NBC_00654 genome contains the following:
- a CDS encoding amino acid adenylation domain-containing protein, with amino-acid sequence MTGAIVLPSTAPALFEATAAAVPDRPAAAMGDTTLTYAELNAEANVLARRLVEHGVGPERLVATVMPRSIEFVIAILAVHKAGAAYVPVSPDYPEERRRQMLDDASAHCVLSLPGQDVAGARVAMTVEREPSRSEPNLDDHDRLSPLLPDHPAYVIYTSGSTGRPKGVLVTHRGIPNLAADYARRQRLLPESRLLAFASPSFDASVAEFWPIWLAGGCLVLAPASDLIPGEPLARLVRDQSITHVTLPPSALAPLEEAGGLPAGLTLLVAGEACPAPVAKRWATDRVMINAYGPTEATVAVTASEPLTGDGTPPIGRPITGVRTYVLDDRLRAVPDGDVGELYMTGPGLARGYLYRPAATAQRFLPDPFGSPGDRMYRTGDRVRARSDGQLVFVGRADDQLKVRGHRIEPGEVETALFEVDGVAQAVVIEHENRLVAYVVGTAGAPVAAEHLLAQLRKRLPSYLVPDVVVDLPRLPTSPNGKVDRAALPDPEGAQRATSGRAPSTPTEILLARLFAEVLGVSSIGVEDSFFEVGGHSLLATRLVASIRESLNVRLRVQTFFNAPTVAQLAKVLDGAPT; translated from the coding sequence ATGACCGGCGCGATCGTGCTGCCGTCCACGGCGCCCGCACTGTTCGAGGCAACCGCCGCGGCGGTGCCGGACCGGCCGGCGGCGGCGATGGGTGACACCACACTGACCTACGCCGAGCTGAACGCGGAGGCCAACGTCCTCGCGCGTCGGCTCGTCGAGCACGGGGTCGGCCCGGAACGGCTCGTCGCAACGGTGATGCCGCGGTCGATCGAGTTCGTCATCGCGATCCTGGCCGTGCACAAGGCCGGTGCCGCGTACGTGCCTGTCAGCCCGGACTATCCGGAGGAACGCAGGCGGCAGATGCTGGACGACGCGTCAGCGCATTGCGTGCTGTCCCTGCCGGGGCAGGATGTGGCCGGCGCTCGCGTCGCCATGACCGTGGAACGGGAGCCATCCCGGTCCGAGCCGAACCTGGACGACCACGACCGGCTCAGCCCCTTGCTTCCCGACCACCCCGCGTATGTCATCTACACCTCGGGCTCGACCGGGCGACCGAAAGGCGTGCTGGTCACGCACCGCGGGATCCCGAACCTGGCTGCCGACTACGCGCGCCGCCAGCGGCTGCTGCCGGAAAGCAGGTTGCTGGCGTTCGCGTCACCCAGCTTCGACGCCTCCGTCGCCGAGTTCTGGCCGATCTGGCTGGCCGGTGGCTGCCTGGTGCTGGCTCCCGCGTCGGACCTGATCCCGGGCGAACCGCTCGCCCGGCTGGTGCGCGACCAGAGCATCACCCACGTCACCTTGCCGCCGTCCGCGCTGGCGCCGCTGGAGGAGGCCGGCGGCCTGCCCGCAGGGCTGACCCTCCTGGTCGCGGGCGAGGCGTGCCCGGCACCGGTCGCCAAACGCTGGGCCACCGACCGCGTGATGATCAACGCGTACGGCCCGACCGAGGCCACCGTCGCGGTGACCGCGAGCGAGCCACTGACCGGCGATGGAACGCCGCCGATCGGCAGGCCGATCACTGGCGTCCGTACGTACGTTCTGGATGACCGGCTACGGGCCGTCCCGGACGGGGACGTGGGCGAGCTGTACATGACCGGCCCCGGCCTCGCCCGCGGATACCTGTACCGACCGGCGGCGACCGCGCAGCGGTTCCTGCCGGATCCGTTCGGCAGTCCGGGCGACCGCATGTACCGCACCGGCGACCGGGTGCGGGCGCGTTCGGACGGCCAGCTCGTCTTCGTCGGCCGCGCCGACGACCAGCTGAAGGTCCGTGGCCACCGGATCGAGCCGGGCGAGGTCGAGACCGCCCTGTTCGAAGTGGACGGGGTGGCCCAGGCCGTGGTGATCGAGCACGAGAACAGGCTGGTCGCCTACGTGGTCGGCACCGCGGGCGCGCCGGTGGCAGCCGAGCACCTCCTGGCACAGCTGCGCAAACGGTTGCCCTCCTACCTGGTACCCGACGTGGTCGTCGACCTGCCGCGTCTGCCGACATCACCGAACGGCAAGGTCGACCGAGCCGCCCTGCCCGATCCCGAGGGCGCCCAGCGCGCGACATCGGGGCGAGCGCCGAGCACACCCACGGAGATCCTCCTGGCCAGGCTGTTCGCCGAAGTGCTCGGCGTCAGCAGCATCGGCGTCGAGGACAGTTTCTTCGAGGTCGGCGGCCACTCGCTGCTCGCGACTCGGCTGGTGGCCAGCATCCGCGAAAGCCTGAACGTCCGGCTTCGGGTGCAGACCTTCTTCAATGCGCCGACCGTGGCACAACTCGCCAAGGTGCTCGACGGCGCACCGACGTGA
- a CDS encoding cytochrome P450, whose translation MRTTKTVDEADLGNPDLYTTLDRHARWRALAAEDAMVWSDPGSSPTGFWSVFSHRACSAVLAPSAPFTSEYGMMIGFDRDHPDTSGGRMMVVSEQEQHRRLRRLVGPLLSRAAAQGLAERVRTEVGSVLDQALDDGVCDVAPAIGSRIPAAVVCDILGVPAEDQDLLIELTNHAFGGADESFDGMTPRQAHTEILVYFYELIAARRERPGTDLVSTLVADDSLTIDDVLLNCDNVLIGGNETTRHAITGAVHALATVPGLLTDLRDGSADVDTVVEEVLRWTSPAMHVLRVTTGEVTINGRHLPPGTPVVAWLPAANRDPAEFDDPDAFRPGRKPNRHITFGHGVHHCLGSALARIELSVVLRALAERVSQVELVKEPTWLRAIAVQGYRELPVRFTGR comes from the coding sequence ATGCGTACGACGAAAACCGTCGATGAGGCTGACCTCGGCAACCCCGATCTGTACACGACGCTCGACCGGCACGCCCGCTGGCGCGCGCTCGCGGCGGAAGACGCGATGGTGTGGAGTGATCCGGGCAGTTCACCCACCGGCTTCTGGTCCGTGTTCTCGCACCGGGCATGTTCCGCGGTCCTCGCGCCCTCCGCGCCGTTCACCTCCGAGTACGGAATGATGATTGGGTTCGACCGCGACCATCCGGACACATCGGGCGGCCGGATGATGGTGGTCTCCGAACAGGAGCAACACCGCAGGTTGCGCAGGCTGGTCGGACCGCTGCTCTCCAGAGCGGCTGCGCAGGGGCTGGCGGAGCGAGTGCGGACCGAGGTGGGCAGCGTGCTCGACCAGGCGCTCGACGACGGGGTGTGCGACGTGGCCCCGGCGATCGGCTCACGCATTCCGGCCGCGGTCGTGTGCGACATCCTCGGCGTACCGGCCGAGGACCAGGACTTGCTCATCGAGCTGACCAATCACGCGTTCGGCGGCGCGGACGAATCGTTCGACGGGATGACGCCGCGTCAGGCACACACCGAGATCCTCGTCTACTTCTACGAGCTGATCGCCGCGCGCCGCGAGCGCCCCGGCACCGACCTCGTCAGTACGCTGGTGGCCGACGACAGCCTCACCATCGACGACGTGCTGCTCAACTGCGACAACGTACTGATCGGGGGCAACGAGACCACCCGGCACGCGATCACCGGTGCGGTGCACGCGCTCGCCACGGTGCCCGGCCTGCTGACCGACCTGCGCGACGGGAGCGCGGACGTCGACACCGTCGTGGAGGAGGTGCTGCGCTGGACCTCGCCGGCGATGCACGTGCTCCGGGTGACGACCGGCGAGGTCACGATCAACGGCCGTCACCTGCCGCCCGGCACGCCGGTGGTCGCGTGGCTGCCCGCCGCGAACAGGGATCCCGCCGAGTTCGACGACCCCGACGCGTTCCGCCCCGGGCGCAAGCCCAATCGGCACATCACGTTCGGCCATGGGGTGCACCACTGCCTCGGTTCCGCACTCGCCCGGATTGAGCTGTCGGTCGTGTTGCGCGCGCTGGCCGAGCGAGTGTCACAGGTGGAACTGGTGAAGGAGCCCACCTGGTTGCGCGCGATCGCCGTGCAGGGGTACCGGGAGCTCCCGGTGCGGTTCACGGGGCGTTGA
- the hppD gene encoding 4-hydroxyphenylpyruvate dioxygenase, with product MEEVLSAVQDFEIEYVEMYVGNLEEAAFGWVDKYAFAVAGTSRSADHRSVTLSQGPIKLVLTEPTSDRHPATAYLQTHGDGVADIALRTPDAAAAFEAAVRGGAVAVREPARRNESEPYGPGVTAAVVGFGDVVHTLVQSDETTAPPEASGHRGGDADLLEIDHFAVCLSGGDLGPTVQFYERALGFRQIFEEHIVVGAQAMNSIVVQSASGAVTLTLIEPDGSADPGQIDDFLKEHHGAGVQHIAFTSDDAVRSVQALSRSGVEFLKTPAAYYDMLGERIALETHKLDDLRATNVLADEDHAGQMFQIFTASTHPRRTIFFEIIERQGAQTFGSSNIKALYEAVELERTGQSQPGAIRR from the coding sequence ATGGAGGAAGTCTTGAGCGCTGTTCAGGATTTTGAGATCGAGTATGTGGAAATGTATGTCGGGAATCTTGAGGAGGCCGCTTTCGGCTGGGTGGACAAGTACGCTTTCGCCGTCGCCGGTACGAGCCGCTCGGCCGACCACCGGAGCGTCACGCTGTCTCAGGGGCCGATAAAGCTGGTCCTCACCGAGCCGACGTCGGATCGTCATCCGGCGACGGCCTACCTCCAGACCCATGGAGACGGTGTGGCCGATATCGCGCTGCGTACGCCGGACGCGGCCGCCGCTTTCGAGGCTGCCGTGCGGGGCGGGGCGGTCGCTGTCCGAGAGCCGGCGCGGCGCAACGAATCGGAGCCGTACGGACCGGGCGTCACGGCAGCCGTCGTCGGTTTCGGCGATGTGGTGCACACCCTGGTCCAGAGTGACGAAACCACCGCCCCGCCGGAGGCGAGCGGCCATCGCGGGGGAGACGCGGACCTGCTCGAGATCGATCACTTCGCGGTCTGCCTGAGCGGGGGTGACCTCGGCCCCACGGTGCAGTTCTACGAGCGGGCACTGGGGTTCCGGCAGATTTTCGAGGAGCACATCGTGGTCGGTGCCCAGGCGATGAACTCCATCGTCGTGCAGAGTGCGTCGGGAGCGGTCACCCTCACGCTGATCGAGCCCGATGGGAGTGCTGACCCGGGCCAGATCGACGACTTCCTCAAGGAGCACCACGGGGCCGGCGTCCAGCACATCGCATTCACCAGCGACGACGCGGTCCGCTCGGTCCAGGCGCTGTCCCGGAGCGGGGTGGAGTTCCTGAAGACGCCGGCGGCCTACTACGACATGCTCGGTGAACGGATCGCGCTGGAGACGCACAAGCTGGATGATCTGCGGGCGACGAACGTGCTCGCCGACGAGGATCACGCCGGCCAGATGTTCCAGATCTTTACCGCCTCCACTCATCCTCGGCGGACGATCTTCTTCGAGATCATCGAGAGGCAGGGGGCGCAGACCTTCGGCAGCTCCAACATCAAGGCCCTGTACGAGGCCGTGGAGCTGGAACGGACCGGGCAGAGCCAGCCTGGCGCCATCCGACGATGA
- a CDS encoding alpha-hydroxy acid oxidase, producing the protein MTYLRLAEFERAAREALPGQIWDFLAGGSGTEASLAANRTALERIFVVPRMLRDLTDSSTGAEVLGHHAALPMAVAPIAYQRLFHPEGELAAARAARDAGVPYTICTMSSLPLEEIAAVGGRPWFQLYWLRDQKRSLELVRRAEDSGCEAIVFTVDVPWMGRRLRDMRNGFALPEWVTPANFEASAAAHRRTRGVSAVADHTAREFAPANWDSVAAVCARTNLPVVLKGILAVEDARRAVETGVSGIVVSNHGGRQLDGAVPGIEVLGEIAAAVADGCQVLLDGGIRSGGDILKAIALGASAVLVGRPVMWGLATAGQDGAQEVLELLAVELRDAMGLAGCESVHAAGRLSTRELRYG; encoded by the coding sequence ATGACGTACCTTCGCCTGGCAGAGTTCGAACGTGCCGCCCGAGAAGCCCTGCCCGGCCAGATCTGGGACTTTCTCGCAGGGGGCAGCGGCACCGAGGCATCTCTGGCGGCCAACCGCACCGCGCTCGAGCGGATCTTCGTGGTGCCCCGGATGCTGCGTGACCTGACCGACAGCAGCACAGGGGCCGAAGTCCTCGGCCACCACGCCGCATTGCCGATGGCGGTCGCGCCGATCGCGTACCAGCGGTTGTTCCATCCCGAGGGCGAGCTCGCGGCGGCTCGCGCGGCTCGGGACGCCGGCGTGCCGTACACCATCTGCACCATGAGCAGCCTTCCGCTGGAGGAGATCGCGGCCGTCGGTGGCCGGCCGTGGTTCCAGCTGTACTGGCTGCGTGACCAGAAACGATCTCTGGAGTTGGTGCGCAGGGCGGAGGACTCCGGCTGCGAGGCGATCGTGTTCACCGTCGATGTGCCGTGGATGGGGCGGCGGTTGCGTGACATGCGCAACGGCTTCGCGCTGCCGGAGTGGGTGACGCCTGCCAACTTCGAAGCATCCGCGGCCGCGCACCGCCGTACCCGAGGGGTTTCGGCCGTGGCCGACCACACCGCGCGCGAGTTCGCCCCCGCCAACTGGGACTCCGTGGCGGCGGTGTGCGCGCGTACGAACCTGCCGGTGGTGCTCAAAGGGATTCTCGCTGTCGAGGACGCCCGCCGTGCCGTCGAGACCGGTGTCAGCGGCATCGTGGTGTCCAACCACGGAGGCCGTCAGCTGGACGGTGCCGTGCCCGGAATCGAGGTGCTGGGCGAGATCGCCGCAGCGGTCGCCGACGGCTGTCAGGTGCTGCTGGACGGGGGAATCCGGAGTGGCGGAGACATCCTCAAGGCGATCGCGCTTGGCGCGTCTGCCGTGCTGGTCGGACGGCCCGTGATGTGGGGGCTGGCCACGGCGGGCCAGGACGGCGCTCAAGAGGTGCTCGAACTGCTCGCCGTCGAACTCCGGGACGCGATGGGCCTGGCGGGCTGCGAGTCGGTGCACGCGGCCGGTCGGCTGAGCACGAGGGAGCTCCGGTATGGCTGA
- the dpgA gene encoding 3,5-dihydroxyphenylacetyl-CoA synthase DpgA has protein sequence MTTTIAPAVDPSVLTGLTEITRFAGVGTAVSDTSYSQSELLEILDIEDPRVRSVFLNSAIDRRFLTLPQEGPGGVRVVEPQGDLLDKHKKIAVDMGCRALEACLKSAGAALSDLRHLCCVTSTGYLTPGLSALIIRELGIDPHCSRSDIVGMGCNAGLNALNMVAGWSAAHPGELGVVLCSEACSAAYALDGTMRTAVVNSLFGDGSAALAVVSGDGRVPGPRVLKSASYIITDAIEAMRYEWDRDQDRFSFFLDPQIPYVVGAHAEIVVDRLLSGTGLRRSDISHWLVHSGGKKVIDAVVVNLGLSRHDVRHTTGVLRDYGNLSSGSFLFSYERLVEEDVARPGDYGVLMTMGPGSSIEMVLIQW, from the coding sequence ATGACTACCACTATCGCGCCGGCTGTGGACCCTTCCGTCCTCACCGGACTCACCGAGATCACCAGGTTCGCGGGTGTCGGGACCGCGGTGTCCGACACGTCCTACTCTCAATCCGAGCTGCTCGAAATCCTCGACATCGAGGATCCCAGGGTCCGATCGGTCTTCCTGAACAGCGCGATTGACCGGCGCTTTCTCACGCTTCCGCAGGAGGGCCCCGGTGGAGTGCGTGTAGTGGAACCCCAGGGTGATCTCCTGGACAAACACAAGAAGATCGCCGTTGACATGGGGTGCCGGGCGCTAGAGGCCTGCCTGAAGTCGGCGGGAGCGGCACTTTCGGACCTGCGTCACCTGTGCTGCGTCACCTCGACCGGCTACCTGACTCCCGGCCTGAGCGCATTGATCATCCGTGAACTCGGCATAGACCCGCATTGCAGCCGTTCGGACATTGTGGGCATGGGATGCAACGCGGGTCTGAACGCGCTCAACATGGTCGCGGGCTGGTCCGCGGCGCACCCGGGTGAGCTCGGCGTCGTCCTGTGCAGCGAGGCATGCTCCGCTGCGTACGCTCTGGACGGCACGATGCGGACCGCGGTCGTCAACAGCCTGTTCGGCGACGGATCCGCCGCCCTCGCCGTCGTCTCCGGTGATGGGCGGGTGCCCGGTCCACGCGTGCTGAAGTCCGCGAGCTACATCATCACCGACGCGATCGAGGCGATGCGCTACGAATGGGACCGGGACCAGGACCGGTTCAGCTTCTTCCTCGATCCGCAGATTCCCTACGTGGTCGGTGCACACGCTGAGATCGTCGTCGACAGGCTGCTGTCCGGTACGGGGCTGCGCCGCAGCGACATCAGCCATTGGCTGGTGCACTCCGGCGGCAAGAAGGTGATCGACGCCGTCGTGGTCAATCTCGGCCTGAGCCGGCATGACGTCCGGCATACCACCGGCGTGCTCCGCGATTACGGAAATCTCTCCAGCGGCTCCTTCCTCTTCTCCTACGAGCGACTCGTCGAAGAGGACGTCGCTCGGCCTGGCGACTACGGAGTGCTGATGACCATGGGGCCCGGCTCCTCGATCGAAATGGTGTTGATCCAGTGGTGA
- the dpgB gene encoding enoyl-CoA-hydratase DpgB — MRGETDGELMLHLDGTRPLSAASVEEMDDLCDRAEDHRESGPVTVHVTGVPPVGWWTELTVGVVSKWERVVRRFERLGRLTVVVASGDCAGTALDVLLAADVRIVAPGTRLLPSWAGGATWPGMTVHRLTHQAGTAGIRRAVLLGVPIEADRALALNLVDEVTEDPATSLACLAEAAGAVDGTELAIRRQLILEAGSTTFEDALGRHLAACDRTLRRTGPSA; from the coding sequence ATGCGTGGGGAAACGGATGGCGAACTGATGCTGCACCTGGACGGCACTCGGCCGCTGTCGGCCGCGTCGGTCGAGGAGATGGACGACCTCTGCGACCGCGCCGAGGACCATCGGGAATCCGGCCCGGTCACCGTCCACGTCACGGGTGTCCCACCAGTCGGCTGGTGGACGGAGCTGACAGTCGGCGTGGTCTCCAAATGGGAACGGGTGGTGCGCCGGTTCGAACGGCTCGGCCGGCTCACGGTCGTGGTGGCGTCGGGCGACTGCGCCGGAACGGCGCTGGACGTCCTCCTCGCCGCCGACGTCCGGATCGTCGCTCCTGGCACCCGGTTGCTGCCCTCCTGGGCAGGCGGTGCCACCTGGCCGGGGATGACCGTGCACCGGCTCACCCATCAGGCCGGTACGGCAGGCATCCGGCGGGCCGTGCTGCTCGGGGTCCCGATCGAGGCGGACCGTGCGCTCGCGCTCAACCTGGTCGACGAGGTGACCGAGGACCCGGCGACGTCACTGGCCTGCCTGGCCGAGGCGGCCGGTGCCGTGGACGGCACGGAGTTGGCGATCCGCAGGCAGCTGATTCTCGAAGCCGGCTCGACGACCTTCGAGGACGCGCTCGGCAGGCACCTCGCTGCCTGCGACCGCACCCTGCGCCGAACGGGACCGTCCGCATGA
- the dpgC gene encoding (3,5-dihydroxyphenyl)acetyl-CoA 1,2-dioxygenase DpgC — translation MTIASRLPSGLAAAGEALHKAAERVDDLLAVLPEPTRRTPGQRAEAAAAQDEVRRLRERFLADHVEEVYARLTGGRSLRIEALVTEAAEVFPGLVPTEAQLADERSRVQADKEGREIDQGIFLRAVLGSPVTGPQLVDAMLRPTARALALLPEFRRTGLLETESVRLERRDGVAHLTMCRGDRLNAEDEQQVEDMETAVDLTLLDEDVKVGFVRGGEMSHPRYRGRRVFSAGINLKYLSSGDIPLVGFLLRRELGYINKIVRGLRSDDGDWRPPYAAKPWAAAVDAFAIGGGTQLLLVFDHVLAASDAFLSLPAAKEGIIPGVANFRLTRSVGPRVARQVILGGRRLWASEPDARLIVDEVAEPADLDAAIERALERLGGEAVLANRRMLNLSEEPPEEFRRYMAEFALQQALRLYGADVIDKVGRFAARRT, via the coding sequence ATGACGATCGCGAGCAGACTTCCGAGCGGTCTCGCCGCCGCCGGGGAGGCGCTGCACAAGGCGGCCGAGCGGGTCGACGACCTGCTCGCCGTCCTGCCCGAGCCCACTCGACGGACCCCCGGCCAGCGGGCCGAGGCCGCCGCCGCCCAGGACGAGGTGCGCCGATTGCGCGAGCGGTTCCTGGCCGACCACGTCGAGGAGGTGTACGCCCGGCTCACCGGCGGCCGGAGCCTGCGGATCGAAGCCCTGGTCACGGAGGCCGCCGAGGTCTTCCCCGGCCTGGTCCCGACGGAGGCACAGCTCGCGGACGAGCGGTCGCGGGTCCAGGCGGACAAGGAAGGCCGAGAGATCGACCAGGGCATCTTCCTGCGGGCGGTGCTCGGCTCGCCCGTCACGGGCCCGCAGTTGGTCGACGCGATGCTCCGACCGACCGCGCGGGCGCTCGCACTGCTCCCGGAGTTTCGGCGGACCGGCCTCCTGGAGACCGAGTCCGTTCGGCTGGAGCGGCGCGACGGCGTGGCTCATCTGACGATGTGCCGCGGCGACCGCCTCAACGCCGAGGACGAGCAACAGGTCGAGGACATGGAGACCGCGGTCGACCTGACCCTGCTGGACGAGGACGTCAAGGTCGGGTTCGTGCGCGGCGGCGAGATGAGTCATCCGCGCTACCGGGGCAGGCGCGTGTTCAGTGCCGGAATCAACCTCAAGTACCTGTCGTCGGGCGACATCCCGCTCGTCGGGTTCCTGCTCCGCCGTGAGCTCGGCTACATCAACAAGATCGTTCGCGGGCTCCGCTCGGACGACGGTGACTGGCGGCCGCCGTATGCTGCCAAGCCGTGGGCGGCAGCCGTCGACGCGTTCGCGATCGGCGGCGGCACCCAGTTGCTGCTCGTCTTCGACCATGTGCTGGCCGCGTCCGACGCCTTCCTCAGCCTGCCCGCCGCCAAGGAGGGCATCATCCCGGGTGTCGCGAACTTCCGCCTCACCCGGTCGGTCGGCCCGCGCGTTGCCCGGCAGGTGATCCTCGGCGGCCGACGGCTGTGGGCGAGCGAGCCGGACGCCCGTCTGATCGTCGACGAGGTCGCCGAACCTGCCGACCTGGACGCTGCGATCGAACGGGCCTTGGAACGGCTGGGCGGGGAAGCGGTGCTCGCCAACCGTCGGATGCTGAATCTGTCCGAAGAGCCGCCCGAGGAGTTCCGCCGCTACATGGCGGAGTTCGCGCTCCAGCAAGCGCTGCGACTGTACGGCGCCGACGTCATCGACAAGGTGGGCCGGTTCGCCGCGAGGCGGACATGA
- a CDS encoding cation:proton antiporter, with product MAASDRNLELALDVLPALAVILLAAAVFGRLAAMLGQPRVLGEILAGILLGPTLFGWLAPGLQADVFPAEARSVLYVLSTIGLTLYMFLVGAGLDHGRQESGRKHHPAVLAASGFLPSLVLGGLVGLLMWDDVARGDVGRWEFALFVGGALSLTALPMLARMLYERGLQNSRLGRLSLVAASIDDAGAWCFLAVLTAVHTGSGAAGALPMIGYSILFTAVMLLGVSRLLRPLARHVGRQGTLSPGVMYVVVIVPIVCGYLTDLIGIYAVFGGFIAGLAMPRDPQFRQALHSRMMDTVSTLLLPIFFALSGLTTDLQGISADTLLFGVAALLAGFAGKYFGSALAMKTLRFSWREAFAVGGLMNARGMMILIFINIGLAQGLITKPVFSVLVVVAVVTSATALPLYRRALPEHLEMQLGSGVPTPAPAPRPLATTDMH from the coding sequence TTGGCCGCGAGCGATCGCAACCTTGAACTGGCGCTCGACGTGCTTCCCGCGCTGGCGGTCATCCTGCTGGCGGCGGCCGTGTTCGGCAGGCTCGCGGCCATGCTCGGACAGCCGCGGGTGCTCGGCGAGATCTTGGCCGGCATCCTGCTGGGCCCGACCCTGTTCGGCTGGCTGGCGCCCGGTCTTCAGGCGGATGTCTTCCCGGCGGAGGCGCGGTCGGTGCTGTACGTCCTGAGCACCATCGGGCTGACGCTCTACATGTTCCTCGTCGGCGCCGGTCTCGACCACGGCCGCCAGGAGTCCGGTCGCAAGCACCACCCGGCGGTCCTTGCCGCCTCGGGGTTCCTGCCCTCCCTCGTCCTCGGCGGTCTCGTCGGCCTGCTGATGTGGGACGACGTCGCGCGCGGGGATGTCGGCCGGTGGGAGTTCGCCCTCTTCGTAGGCGGTGCGCTGTCCCTCACAGCGCTCCCCATGCTGGCCCGCATGCTGTACGAGCGGGGTCTGCAGAACTCCCGCCTGGGGCGGCTGTCCCTGGTTGCCGCGTCGATCGACGACGCGGGGGCCTGGTGCTTCCTGGCCGTGCTGACGGCCGTGCACACCGGTTCCGGGGCCGCGGGCGCTCTGCCCATGATCGGTTACAGCATCCTGTTCACCGCCGTGATGCTGCTCGGAGTGTCCCGACTGCTGCGGCCGCTGGCGCGGCACGTCGGCCGGCAGGGCACGCTGAGCCCCGGCGTGATGTACGTCGTCGTCATCGTCCCGATCGTCTGCGGATACCTCACCGACCTGATCGGGATCTACGCGGTCTTCGGCGGCTTCATCGCCGGCCTGGCCATGCCCCGTGACCCGCAGTTCCGCCAAGCGCTGCACAGCCGGATGATGGACACCGTCTCCACGCTACTGCTGCCCATCTTCTTCGCCCTGTCCGGCCTCACCACCGACCTGCAGGGCATCTCGGCCGACACCCTGCTGTTCGGCGTCGCCGCGCTCCTGGCGGGATTCGCGGGCAAGTACTTCGGCAGCGCCCTGGCCATGAAGACACTTCGCTTCAGTTGGCGCGAGGCCTTCGCTGTGGGAGGACTGATGAACGCCCGCGGCATGATGATCCTCATCTTCATCAACATCGGCTTGGCGCAGGGTCTGATCACCAAGCCGGTCTTCTCCGTTCTCGTCGTGGTCGCCGTTGTCACGAGCGCCACGGCCCTGCCGCTGTACCGCCGGGCGCTCCCGGAACACCTGGAGATGCAACTCGGCAGCGGAGTGCCCACTCCGGCGCCGGCACCACGCCCCCTCGCGACGACCGACATGCACTGA
- a CDS encoding peptidoglycan bridge formation glycyltransferase FemA/FemB family protein, with amino-acid sequence MSINPSSELMRTAAGNPVVRPISDAEHVAFVQAQRSVSFLQTPAWGRVKTEWRSESLGWFLGRRLVGAGLVLHRPVPRLDRYTLAYLPEGPVIDWSGEIGAWLDPLATHLKAQGAFAIRLGPPVRTDAWSAAQVKEGIADPGCKRLTDISGHWSDPVGARVGSKLREAGWLSQSPEDGFGVGHPQFKYEIPMAGRTEDELLKGMNQQWRRNIKKAAKEGVEVTVSDRGAEDLKAFHDLYVHTAERDHFTPRPLRYFETMFAALSAEDPERIKLYMARHQGDLAAATVLVRVGAHAVYAYGASSTAKRDVRGSNACQWAMIRDSLAAGCDVYDLRGITPTLDADDPHVGLVQFKVGTGGQAMRYVGEWDLPLRPMVYRAFGLYMRRRGR; translated from the coding sequence ATGTCCATCAACCCCTCCAGCGAACTCATGCGGACTGCAGCCGGGAATCCGGTCGTCAGGCCGATCAGCGACGCCGAGCATGTGGCGTTCGTGCAGGCCCAGCGGTCGGTCAGCTTTCTGCAGACCCCGGCGTGGGGCCGCGTCAAGACCGAGTGGCGCAGCGAGTCCCTCGGCTGGTTCCTGGGTCGGCGCCTGGTTGGTGCCGGGCTCGTACTGCACCGCCCGGTGCCGCGGCTCGACCGCTACACGCTGGCGTATCTGCCCGAGGGCCCGGTCATCGACTGGAGTGGCGAGATCGGTGCCTGGCTCGATCCGCTGGCGACCCATCTCAAGGCCCAGGGCGCGTTCGCGATCCGGCTCGGCCCGCCGGTGCGCACAGACGCCTGGAGCGCCGCCCAGGTCAAGGAGGGCATCGCCGACCCGGGCTGCAAGCGGCTCACCGACATCTCCGGCCACTGGTCCGACCCGGTCGGTGCCCGCGTGGGCAGCAAGCTCCGGGAGGCCGGCTGGCTGTCGCAGAGCCCGGAGGACGGGTTCGGGGTCGGGCATCCACAGTTCAAGTACGAGATCCCGATGGCAGGCAGGACCGAGGACGAGCTGCTCAAGGGCATGAACCAGCAGTGGCGCCGCAACATCAAGAAGGCGGCCAAGGAGGGCGTCGAGGTCACGGTCAGCGACAGGGGCGCGGAAGACCTCAAGGCGTTTCACGACCTCTACGTCCACACCGCCGAGCGCGACCACTTCACACCCCGGCCGCTGCGATACTTCGAGACCATGTTCGCGGCGCTGAGTGCCGAGGACCCCGAGCGGATCAAGCTCTATATGGCCCGCCACCAGGGCGACTTGGCCGCCGCCACTGTCCTGGTCCGCGTCGGCGCCCACGCTGTGTACGCCTATGGCGCCTCCTCCACCGCGAAGCGCGACGTGCGTGGTTCCAACGCCTGCCAGTGGGCGATGATCCGCGACTCGCTCGCGGCCGGATGCGACGTCTACGACCTGCGCGGCATCACCCCCACCCTCGACGCCGACGACCCGCACGTCGGCCTTGTCCAGTTCAAAGTCGGCACCGGCGGCCAGGCGATGCGGTACGTCGGCGAGTGGGACCTGCCGCTGCGGCCGATGGTTTACCGGGCCTTCGGCCTCTATATGAGGCGGCGCGGACGCTGA